GGTGAACACCACCCACTGGTAGCGCCCGTCGACCAGGCCCTTGACCGCGCGCTCCATCTGGGCGGGGCTGCGCGGGGGCTCGACCGCGATGGTCGGCACCTCCATCGGGATGGCGCCGTGCGTGACGAGTCGTTCGCTCATCTCCGCGGCCTGGTCCTTGGTGCGCGGCACCAGCACGGTCCAGCCGTACAGTGCGCGCGACTCCCACCAGGACATCTTCGAGCGCTGCGCGACCACCTTGCCGATGGTCACCACGAGCGGCCCGACCAGTTCGGAGGCCGCGCTGTTCAGCGTGGCCAGGGTGGCCTCGATGGTGCGCTGCTGGCGGGTGGTGCCCCGCACCGTCACCGCGACCGGTGTCTGCGGCGCCATACCGTGCTCGACCAGGGCACTCGCGGTCTCGGCGAGATGCCCCGAGGTCGCGTGCAGCACCAGCGGGCCCGGCGCGGCCGCCAGGGCGGCCCAGTCGACCTCGCCGCGCACATCCGCCTCGGTGTGCCCGGAACCCAGCGCGATGCCCGCGTAGCTGGGCACCGCGGAGCCGTTGGGCAGGCCGGGCAGGACCTCGAAGACCATGTGCGAGCGGGTGACGGCGTTGACCTCGGCGATCACCGAGTCGGTGGTCAGCGGGTCGCCCGCGACCACACGCACCACGTCGTGCCCGGCGCGCGCTTCGGCGATCAGCGTCTTGGCCACCTCGGCGGGCTCGCCGAGCGCGGGCCGCACGTCGACGGGACGTTCGCCGTCGGGGCCCGGCTCGACGGAGGTGCCGATCAGGGCGAGCACGCCTTTGTCGACGTCCGGGTCGG
Above is a genomic segment from Nocardia sputorum containing:
- a CDS encoding bifunctional uroporphyrinogen-III C-methyltransferase/uroporphyrinogen-III synthase, whose amino-acid sequence is MSRAAKKHPGRILFVGSGPGDPALLTVRAREVIGRATLAFTDPDVDKGVLALIGTSVEPGPDGERPVDVRPALGEPAEVAKTLIAEARAGHDVVRVVAGDPLTTDSVIAEVNAVTRSHMVFEVLPGLPNGSAVPSYAGIALGSGHTEADVRGEVDWAALAAAPGPLVLHATSGHLAETASALVEHGMAPQTPVAVTVRGTTRQQRTIEATLATLNSAASELVGPLVVTIGKVVAQRSKMSWWESRALYGWTVLVPRTKDQAAEMSERLVTHGAIPMEVPTIAVEPPRSPAQMERAVKGLVDGRYQWVVFTSTNAVRAVWEKFAEFGLDARAFSGVKIACVGEATADKVRSFGINPELVPSGEQSSEGLLADFPPYDDVFDPVNRVLLPRADIATETLAEGLRDRGWEIDDVTAYRTVRASPPPAETREMIKTGGFDAVLFTSSSTVRNLVGIAGKPHARTIVACIGPKTAETAIEFGLRVDVQPDVAQVGPLVEALAEHAARLRAEGLLPPPRKKSRRSR